In Leptospira bouyouniensis, the following proteins share a genomic window:
- a CDS encoding phytoene desaturase family protein: protein METKYDAIIIGSGIGGLTVASILSQVAGKKVLVLERHFKLGGFTHTFKRLGKFEWDVGIHYIGDLAEGSMLRTLFDSITKRGVQWKKMEEPFEVFDYPNFSFPVYGEKERFRNDLKSKFPNESSAIDQYFKDVETFTQWFGRHFTLKALPAFFEKAAKLLGLGHISTPYITTKEYMDNHFKDQSLKALLCSQWGDYGLPPKDSSFAIHSMIVAHYFNGGYFPIGGSSKIVESIEPIVEKNGGAMKILHTVKEIILDGDKAIGVKVDVQKGKTISEQSFFADVIISDAGANTTYNKLLPKEFSKDFQIPLESLSTQGTTSITLYIGFKESPTKLGFHGENHWIFPNINHDESYAKRNELIQGKPPMMYLSFPSLKNPEAEGHTAEAISFADYSNFAKWKEEPWKKRGEEYNQLKATITEGMLQFLEERFPGFRDLIEFTELSTPITTEYFTGHKEGSIYGLSCTPERFRQEWLGVRTTVRNLYLTGADACSPGVAGALMGGIAASSVVLGLTGTLRLMKELFQKSQETV from the coding sequence ATGGAAACTAAATATGATGCCATCATCATTGGATCGGGAATCGGCGGGCTCACCGTCGCTTCCATTTTATCACAAGTCGCAGGCAAAAAAGTTTTAGTATTAGAACGTCATTTTAAGTTAGGTGGCTTTACCCATACCTTTAAACGTTTGGGAAAATTTGAATGGGACGTAGGAATCCATTACATTGGTGATTTGGCTGAAGGTTCGATGTTGCGAACCCTCTTTGATTCGATTACAAAACGTGGTGTCCAATGGAAAAAAATGGAAGAACCATTCGAAGTATTCGATTATCCGAATTTTAGTTTTCCTGTTTACGGAGAAAAAGAACGGTTCCGTAACGATTTAAAATCAAAGTTTCCAAACGAATCAAGCGCCATAGACCAATACTTCAAAGATGTGGAAACCTTCACACAGTGGTTTGGTAGGCATTTCACTCTGAAAGCCTTACCAGCTTTTTTTGAAAAGGCTGCTAAATTACTTGGACTTGGTCATATCTCTACTCCATACATCACAACAAAAGAGTATATGGACAACCATTTTAAGGATCAAAGTCTAAAAGCACTGCTTTGTTCCCAGTGGGGGGACTATGGACTACCACCAAAAGATTCATCCTTCGCCATTCACTCGATGATAGTTGCCCATTACTTTAACGGAGGTTATTTCCCGATTGGAGGATCCAGTAAAATTGTAGAGTCAATTGAACCGATCGTAGAAAAAAATGGTGGGGCGATGAAGATACTTCATACAGTGAAAGAAATCATTCTGGATGGAGACAAAGCGATTGGTGTCAAGGTAGATGTGCAAAAAGGAAAAACCATTTCGGAACAAAGCTTTTTTGCTGATGTGATCATCTCTGATGCAGGTGCTAATACTACATACAACAAACTATTACCAAAAGAATTTTCAAAAGATTTCCAAATACCCTTGGAATCACTCAGCACCCAAGGAACAACTTCTATTACTCTCTATATTGGTTTTAAGGAATCTCCAACAAAATTGGGATTCCATGGCGAAAACCATTGGATTTTCCCAAATATAAATCATGACGAAAGTTATGCGAAACGAAATGAACTAATCCAAGGAAAACCTCCGATGATGTATCTATCATTTCCTTCTCTAAAGAATCCAGAGGCGGAAGGGCACACGGCAGAGGCGATTAGTTTTGCTGATTATTCCAATTTTGCCAAATGGAAGGAAGAACCTTGGAAAAAACGAGGGGAAGAATATAACCAGCTGAAGGCAACGATTACCGAAGGGATGTTGCAATTTTTAGAAGAACGATTCCCTGGTTTCCGAGATCTGATTGAGTTTACTGAACTTTCAACTCCCATCACAACAGAGTACTTTACCGGCCATAAAGAGGGTTCCATTTACGGACTTTCCTGTACACCAGAACGCTTCCGTCAAGAATGGTTAGGAGTAAGAACAACTGTGAGAAACCTTTACCTCACAGGAGCAGATGCCTGTTCTCCTGGTGTGGCTGGTGCTCTGATGGGTGGAATTGCTGCATCCTCAGTTGTACTCGGGCTTACGGGAACATTACGACTCATGAAGGAACTTTTCCAAAAGAGCCAAGAAACCGTTTGA
- a CDS encoding MarR family winged helix-turn-helix transcriptional regulator: MGTKFKGSKKEVQALDSFIKLKRASESLSSRLISEFTKWNISESQFGVLETLYHLGPLCQKDLGDKILKSTGNITLVIDNLEKRNLVERVRGVEDRRFISVHLTSEGKKLIEQIFPDHVKRITSEFSVLSPEEQDLLGKICKKLGKKTEVIPK, translated from the coding sequence ATGGGAACAAAATTCAAAGGATCTAAAAAAGAAGTACAAGCTCTAGACTCGTTTATCAAACTCAAACGAGCATCGGAATCCTTGTCTTCTCGCCTCATTTCTGAATTCACAAAATGGAATATCTCAGAAAGTCAGTTTGGTGTGTTAGAAACTTTATACCATTTAGGTCCACTTTGCCAAAAAGACTTAGGCGATAAAATCCTCAAAAGTACGGGAAACATCACTCTTGTCATCGATAACTTAGAGAAACGAAATTTGGTGGAAAGAGTGCGTGGTGTGGAAGACAGAAGGTTTATCTCAGTCCATTTAACATCAGAAGGGAAAAAGCTAATCGAACAGATCTTTCCTGATCATGTCAAACGAATCACTTCTGAGTTTTCTGTCCTTTCTCCAGAAGAGCAAGATTTACTTGGCAAAATCTGTAAAAAGCTCGGTAAAAAAACCGAAGTGATACCTAAATAA
- a CDS encoding formylglycine-generating enzyme family protein: protein MKKLLMILFVLGFLFTPLVSEEETSEESPFATTKKKVQLWKGEVVGVYKNRLWIKVRIFRNQKISKYSISELKSLFSETKEFPVYQKLTQLKQGLLIVRDTIWEEKNINKNNQFIEVVLVGDYKPDPTSKMKEITTDAYISSYVEEDFFTEPDAFFKGRYTSPRKTVFHPKDRKEMVLVSRGLFLYGQGTDPSSDSFNPYFLEPKASNLKEIPSFYIDKYEVTNAEYDFFLKQTNTKAPPHWIGGRYPEGEGDHPVVHLTYREVERYAAWAGKRIPSEWEWEKAARGPGVVEYTNRDETLGYQITATKYPFGDEYDSLYCNTRESKLGKTQSVMELATEGASPYGALGMCGNAPEWTSSDYQLYPGHHIKNFSFGKIYKVVRGGSYSDSAKNATASARSYGGIPNLSEDRRAGFRLVIDYRD, encoded by the coding sequence ATGAAAAAATTACTAATGATTCTATTCGTTTTGGGGTTTTTGTTCACACCCCTAGTTTCAGAAGAGGAAACGTCGGAAGAATCACCTTTCGCCACGACTAAAAAGAAAGTCCAACTCTGGAAAGGGGAAGTAGTTGGTGTATACAAAAATAGACTTTGGATTAAAGTCCGGATTTTTCGAAATCAAAAGATATCTAAGTATTCAATTTCTGAATTAAAATCACTTTTTAGCGAAACAAAAGAGTTTCCAGTCTACCAAAAACTCACACAACTCAAACAAGGACTTCTTATTGTTAGAGATACCATCTGGGAAGAAAAAAATATCAATAAAAACAACCAATTCATTGAAGTTGTGTTAGTTGGAGATTATAAGCCAGACCCTACTTCCAAAATGAAAGAAATTACAACAGATGCTTATATTTCGAGTTATGTAGAAGAAGATTTTTTTACTGAACCAGATGCCTTTTTTAAAGGAAGGTACACATCTCCTCGTAAAACCGTTTTCCATCCCAAAGATAGAAAGGAAATGGTTCTTGTATCCAGAGGTTTATTTTTATACGGTCAGGGGACAGATCCCTCCTCTGATAGTTTTAATCCATACTTTTTAGAACCAAAAGCTTCCAATCTCAAAGAGATCCCATCCTTTTACATTGATAAGTATGAAGTAACAAATGCTGAATATGATTTCTTTCTAAAACAAACGAATACAAAAGCACCTCCTCACTGGATTGGAGGAAGATACCCTGAAGGAGAAGGTGACCATCCCGTGGTCCATCTCACCTACCGCGAAGTCGAACGATATGCGGCTTGGGCAGGTAAACGTATTCCCTCCGAATGGGAATGGGAAAAAGCGGCAAGGGGCCCAGGTGTGGTTGAGTACACAAATCGTGACGAAACCTTAGGATACCAAATCACAGCAACCAAATATCCGTTTGGTGATGAGTACGACTCACTTTACTGTAATACAAGAGAATCAAAACTAGGAAAAACTCAATCGGTAATGGAACTTGCCACAGAAGGTGCAAGTCCATATGGTGCCCTTGGAATGTGTGGGAATGCGCCCGAATGGACTTCCAGTGATTACCAATTATATCCTGGTCATCATATCAAAAACTTTTCCTTTGGGAAAATTTATAAAGTTGTGAGAGGTGGTTCTTATTCTGACTCAGCGAAAAATGCAACGGCAAGTGCAAGGTCCTATGGTGGCATTCCTAACTTGAGTGAAGATAGACGAGCTGGATTTCGATTGGTTATTGATTACAGAGATTAA
- a CDS encoding homoserine dehydrogenase, translating into MKEVRIGLLGAGVVGTSLLQLLDKNREKIQRHYGINLQLTTIATRSPGKLQGKTNVPVTEDVLSVTKRSDVDMIVELIGGTDTAYRAVLSAIEQGKTVITANKALLSEKGPELYALAEKTGAEIGYEAAVAGSIPIIRTLRDGLASCEFEVICGILNGTTNFILSKMEQESWDYATALKKAQELGFAEADPTFDVEGIDAGHKISLLASLAFRESVSFQTVSVKGISELQSMDIQAALSLGYRIKLLGISKRSSAGILTKVHPTLVPLDHPLANVMNESNAVFYKTKEADSGMVTGKGAGGMPTASAVLSDIIYYAARLGSKDIAKENNLFPEGKRFPEPENLVRYYLRFSTVDKPGVLAEISQVLGRHNISIASVQQKESTSEPVSVIVVTHAATEGEFQNSLLEIDTMKNIIKQKTVAIRLLENL; encoded by the coding sequence ATGAAAGAAGTTCGCATTGGTCTATTGGGTGCCGGAGTAGTCGGCACAAGTCTACTCCAACTCTTGGACAAAAACCGAGAAAAAATCCAACGTCATTATGGAATCAACTTACAACTAACAACCATTGCCACCCGGAGCCCGGGAAAACTCCAAGGAAAAACGAACGTCCCTGTGACTGAAGATGTCCTTTCTGTTACAAAACGTTCGGATGTTGATATGATTGTTGAATTGATAGGCGGAACAGACACCGCCTATCGTGCTGTTCTATCAGCCATTGAACAGGGTAAAACAGTGATTACAGCAAACAAGGCATTGTTATCCGAAAAAGGACCTGAACTTTATGCACTTGCTGAAAAAACAGGAGCCGAAATTGGATATGAGGCTGCAGTAGCAGGATCTATCCCAATCATTCGTACTTTACGAGATGGCCTCGCCTCCTGTGAATTTGAAGTGATCTGTGGGATTCTAAATGGAACCACCAATTTTATTTTATCCAAGATGGAACAAGAATCTTGGGACTATGCCACTGCTTTAAAGAAAGCCCAAGAACTTGGGTTTGCAGAAGCTGATCCAACTTTTGATGTCGAAGGCATCGATGCCGGACATAAAATCAGTTTGCTTGCGAGCCTTGCTTTTCGCGAATCTGTCTCTTTCCAAACCGTTTCGGTCAAAGGAATTTCCGAATTACAATCCATGGACATTCAAGCAGCACTCTCCCTTGGTTACCGTATCAAACTCTTAGGAATCTCTAAACGAAGTTCGGCGGGTATTTTAACAAAGGTTCACCCTACGCTTGTTCCACTCGACCACCCACTTGCCAATGTGATGAACGAATCAAATGCTGTTTTTTATAAAACCAAAGAAGCGGATTCAGGAATGGTGACCGGAAAAGGTGCTGGTGGAATGCCAACCGCAAGTGCCGTACTTTCAGATATCATTTACTATGCAGCAAGACTTGGTAGCAAAGACATCGCAAAAGAAAACAATCTTTTCCCGGAAGGCAAACGTTTCCCAGAACCAGAGAATTTAGTTCGGTATTACCTTCGTTTCTCAACAGTAGACAAACCTGGAGTCCTTGCAGAAATTTCACAAGTCCTTGGTCGTCATAATATTTCGATTGCTTCCGTCCAACAAAAGGAATCCACTTCAGAGCCTGTTTCTGTGATAGTTGTCACTCATGCAGCAACCGAAGGTGAATTCCAAAATTCTTTACTGGAAATCGATACTATGAAAAACATCATCAAACAAAAAACTGTGGCGATTCGGTTATTGGAGAACTTATAA
- a CDS encoding STAS domain-containing protein, which translates to MAKFTFPSLSIETESIQIKEEVVQVVSFVGQITNTNAYEINRSISSVFEDGIYQIILDLSKLEYINSIGVATLIGIIKTVENQNGKIRIGGLNHFLENVIQLMDLPKKVNIHHTKQDAILNWS; encoded by the coding sequence ATGGCAAAATTTACCTTCCCTTCGTTATCGATTGAAACAGAATCAATTCAAATCAAAGAGGAAGTTGTGCAGGTGGTATCCTTTGTGGGTCAGATCACCAATACAAACGCATATGAAATCAACCGGAGTATTTCTTCGGTGTTTGAAGATGGAATCTACCAAATTATTTTGGACCTAAGTAAATTGGAATACATCAATAGCATTGGTGTCGCTACACTCATTGGAATTATCAAAACAGTAGAAAATCAGAATGGAAAAATTCGTATCGGTGGTTTAAACCACTTTTTAGAAAACGTAATCCAATTGATGGACTTACCCAAAAAAGTAAATATCCATCATACTAAACAAGATGCGATCCTTAACTGGTCGTAA
- the hflX gene encoding GTPase HflX — protein sequence MELARLVGEISVEIGRQVGLLIERTGYVTHLIVGNDHSIEIPHLDRYRVAHSRLRGLRLFHTHLKEQPLNQEDLMDLVLNRFDSITAACVDKEGIPKFFFSAYINPDPEAKEPWILSPKQYPGQIKYGYSEQVEALESEFSKKTSNLKESQKENRAFLVGVYDVRKMKRSPEHSMDELKELCRTAGIHVVDTYVQKRDPDPRTVVGKGKLQEIILTSVHKDIEHLIFDLELTPSQAKKISDASDLKIIDRTQLILDIFSKNAKSRDGKLQVELAQLKYLKNRLSELDDNMSRLTGGIGGRGPGETKLEIGNRRVEEKINRLENELKDLKRRRELNRKSRSRNEIPIVGIVGYTNAGKSTLLNALTNSTVIAEDKLFATLDPTTRRIRFPEEREIIISDTVGFIHDLPPDLSQAFKATLEELGDADLLLHVVDVTNPNYSEQMDAVDTILNSLQLNEIPRMVVFNKADGLDAETHENLQKNGSLLVSAVTREGLSRILDLIEYEIWKKKEQKQLEVTTS from the coding sequence ATGGAGCTCGCACGGCTCGTTGGAGAGATTTCTGTCGAAATCGGAAGGCAAGTTGGCCTTCTCATTGAAAGGACAGGTTATGTCACCCATCTCATCGTTGGGAATGACCATTCCATCGAAATTCCACATTTGGATCGTTACCGTGTTGCGCATTCACGCCTCCGCGGGCTCAGATTATTTCATACACACCTCAAAGAACAACCGTTAAACCAAGAAGATTTGATGGACTTAGTGCTTAATCGCTTTGATTCAATCACTGCAGCATGTGTTGATAAAGAAGGGATTCCAAAATTCTTTTTTTCAGCTTATATCAATCCAGACCCCGAAGCAAAAGAACCCTGGATATTATCTCCAAAACAATACCCTGGTCAAATAAAGTATGGATATTCGGAACAAGTCGAAGCACTTGAATCCGAATTCTCTAAAAAAACATCAAACCTCAAAGAATCACAAAAAGAAAACAGAGCTTTCCTTGTGGGAGTGTATGACGTGAGAAAGATGAAACGATCTCCTGAACATTCCATGGATGAATTAAAAGAGCTTTGTCGGACTGCAGGGATTCATGTTGTCGATACTTATGTACAAAAAAGAGATCCAGATCCGCGAACAGTTGTAGGAAAAGGAAAACTCCAAGAAATCATATTAACCTCAGTTCACAAAGACATCGAACATCTGATTTTTGATTTGGAACTCACTCCTTCCCAAGCCAAAAAAATTTCTGATGCCAGTGATCTCAAAATCATTGATCGAACTCAGCTCATTTTAGATATTTTTTCCAAAAATGCAAAATCGAGAGATGGAAAATTACAAGTAGAACTTGCTCAGCTGAAATACCTTAAAAACCGATTGTCCGAATTAGATGATAATATGAGTCGCTTAACAGGTGGTATTGGAGGTAGAGGACCTGGGGAAACCAAATTAGAAATTGGAAATCGGCGTGTTGAGGAAAAAATCAATCGTTTAGAAAATGAATTAAAAGATCTCAAACGAAGACGGGAACTGAACCGGAAATCTCGTTCTCGTAACGAAATTCCAATTGTGGGGATTGTGGGTTATACCAATGCAGGGAAATCAACATTACTCAATGCCTTAACAAATTCCACAGTCATAGCTGAAGACAAACTATTTGCTACTTTGGACCCAACAACGAGAAGGATTCGATTTCCCGAAGAAAGGGAAATCATCATCTCCGATACGGTAGGATTTATCCACGACTTGCCTCCCGATTTATCCCAAGCGTTTAAAGCCACATTAGAAGAATTAGGTGATGCAGATTTATTATTACATGTTGTTGATGTCACAAACCCAAATTACTCAGAACAAATGGATGCGGTTGATACGATTCTTAATTCACTTCAGTTGAACGAAATACCAAGAATGGTGGTGTTTAATAAAGCTGATGGATTGGATGCGGAAACACACGAGAACTTACAAAAAAATGGTTCATTACTTGTGTCAGCTGTAACGAGAGAAGGCCTTTCTCGCATCTTAGATTTGATCGAATATGAAATTTGGAAAAAAAAGGAACAAAAACAACTAGAAGTTACGACCAGTTAA
- a CDS encoding HEAT repeat domain-containing protein, whose amino-acid sequence MFQKGQDIIWKGSLWVVLILLVSCSTSKPFQLTDVSPKYREYQGSDLDPHKTKDVIIPVTKNRKYDSFIEEAHRTIALLEFGENIALRADSKKTVGDPVEKEMQAAAYLEEDLPAVITRLPELIQINQSLIDSTPNDFDGPSIGRVTYELGNILESLRQYSPKAIGIQNAIRNLRSDSSNYNQGRDIASPDTKPEEADPVLISNDDNTPKKPEKIVKKEEQTNKISIKRLNRKTKVTGKATEQINEMVKKEEEEVLSDEEKKDKEYTEQIRNGLVQVFRWEYYRKPKYLEKILATHPIPRVRSAAALALGRLKAGRVTLQTAIDKDGYQVRPAAYKALSDIGDKRSLSYFIAGTKAEDPEVIAVSFEGLGKTKDPAGRELILTQGIASEYVVIVSGSLRGLAYHKLDADVEIFSKFLKSNEQEIKEASIEALAIHGSRESLRILEQVAQEEPSLTMMAIDEIGKNPSLSATFALIRLNESMTDEKFTKRIGESLLRRKAFGKYAIILIEDDYLRAEPNERSTPISYIKNKEIGLIVSETKKEFAVRMGEDIVTDKYIQIKMESTLPGARSAFVTGWVFYPKIDIIEVKQLGNDGNSGKYFQLKKGKHKNLFNPVDGVKLPKKD is encoded by the coding sequence ATGTTTCAAAAGGGTCAAGACATAATTTGGAAAGGAAGTTTGTGGGTGGTCCTTATCCTCCTTGTAAGTTGTTCTACTTCAAAACCTTTTCAATTAACAGATGTTTCACCTAAGTATCGTGAATACCAAGGTAGTGATTTAGATCCTCATAAAACGAAAGATGTTATTATCCCTGTAACAAAAAATCGAAAGTATGATTCGTTTATCGAAGAGGCTCATCGAACGATAGCCTTACTAGAATTTGGTGAAAATATTGCCTTACGTGCTGATAGTAAAAAGACAGTTGGGGATCCTGTTGAAAAAGAAATGCAAGCGGCAGCTTATTTAGAAGAGGATTTACCTGCTGTCATCACTCGCCTCCCTGAACTCATCCAAATTAACCAATCACTCATCGATAGTACACCTAATGATTTTGATGGTCCATCAATTGGACGTGTAACTTATGAGTTGGGAAATATTTTGGAATCATTACGCCAATACAGTCCAAAAGCGATTGGAATCCAAAATGCAATTCGTAATCTACGATCAGATTCCAGTAATTACAACCAAGGTCGTGATATCGCTTCGCCAGATACAAAACCAGAAGAAGCTGATCCAGTATTAATCAGTAACGATGATAATACTCCAAAGAAACCAGAGAAAATAGTAAAAAAAGAAGAACAAACTAATAAAATATCGATTAAAAGATTAAATCGCAAAACAAAAGTTACTGGAAAAGCAACAGAACAAATCAATGAAATGGTAAAAAAGGAAGAGGAAGAAGTCCTCTCCGATGAAGAGAAAAAAGACAAAGAATATACAGAACAAATCAGAAATGGACTCGTTCAAGTCTTTCGTTGGGAATACTATCGAAAGCCTAAATATTTAGAGAAAATTTTAGCAACTCATCCAATTCCAAGAGTACGTTCAGCAGCAGCCCTTGCTCTTGGAAGATTGAAAGCTGGCCGAGTTACTTTACAGACAGCGATCGATAAAGATGGTTACCAAGTAAGACCAGCTGCTTATAAAGCTCTTTCTGATATAGGAGACAAACGTTCGCTATCATATTTTATTGCAGGAACCAAAGCGGAAGATCCTGAAGTGATTGCTGTGAGTTTTGAAGGGCTTGGTAAAACCAAAGACCCAGCTGGAAGAGAGCTCATTTTAACGCAAGGGATAGCTTCTGAATACGTCGTAATAGTTTCTGGTTCTTTAAGAGGTCTCGCTTATCATAAATTAGATGCGGACGTTGAAATTTTTTCTAAATTTTTGAAATCAAATGAACAAGAAATCAAAGAAGCAAGTATTGAAGCACTTGCGATCCATGGAAGTCGTGAAAGTTTACGAATTTTAGAACAAGTGGCACAAGAAGAGCCTTCTCTCACTATGATGGCAATTGATGAAATCGGTAAGAATCCATCACTGTCTGCTACATTCGCATTAATCCGATTAAATGAATCAATGACAGACGAAAAATTTACGAAACGAATTGGAGAATCCCTTTTACGAAGGAAAGCATTTGGGAAGTATGCAATCATTCTTATTGAAGATGATTATTTAAGGGCGGAACCGAATGAACGTTCGACTCCAATATCTTATATTAAGAATAAGGAAATAGGACTCATCGTATCTGAAACCAAAAAGGAATTTGCAGTCCGAATGGGTGAAGACATCGTCACAGATAAATACATCCAAATAAAAATGGAATCAACCTTACCAGGTGCAAGGAGCGCTTTTGTGACTGGTTGGGTATTTTATCCAAAAATTGATATCATAGAAGTGAAACAATTAGGAAACGATGGAAACTCAGGAAAGTATTTCCAATTAAAAAAAGGTAAACACAAAAATTTATTCAATCCTGTAGATGGAGTCAAACTCCCTAAAAAGGATTAG
- a CDS encoding response regulator: MKKVLIVDDNDRYANNLKSYFDQKKISSDRAYDAKQGLEYFSKNNDYDMIVSDVTMETQTSGLWMMRKIYKSGYKGLMVIASTGFDVWGVMPFSSYFLTWFCGLHWMIPKVPLKQGMVEWVPTILSKGKSNPF; the protein is encoded by the coding sequence ATGAAAAAAGTTTTAATTGTGGATGATAACGATCGCTATGCGAATAATCTAAAATCATATTTTGACCAAAAAAAAATTTCATCAGATCGTGCGTATGATGCCAAACAAGGTTTGGAATATTTCTCAAAAAACAATGACTACGATATGATAGTATCCGATGTTACAATGGAAACACAAACCTCTGGTTTGTGGATGATGCGTAAAATTTACAAATCAGGCTACAAAGGTTTGATGGTGATCGCATCCACTGGCTTTGATGTTTGGGGAGTGATGCCATTTTCGTCTTATTTTTTAACTTGGTTTTGTGGACTCCATTGGATGATTCCAAAAGTTCCGCTCAAACAAGGGATGGTGGAATGGGTTCCCACCATCCTCTCTAAAGGAAAATCTAATCCTTTTTAG
- a CDS encoding ABC transporter ATP-binding protein — protein MKYFLRLLSYSVHYRQRFVLGLIFALLTAVLNGISLTALIPLFDSLGSDKNNRFHLDLTLPEKTILVQEVLLGDDSLDGLERIKRLIISAKLQINAYTDNMEPKEVVWAVCIAVFPLYLLKLGTYLLSVYCIATAGYKAVRDIRQELFQKVQKLPLTYFYKEKTGLIMSRVINDAEIVAAVISSNLRDAVINFFYVLTHLVILIYLNSELLILACLTVPVVILPVTLFTRKISSSTARFQEKIADLNGHIQEFISGIKVIRTFRQETQDLKKFDNINQKVYRRTFKGQFYLQMAPSLVELTSSIVVLGYFALGAKFIYSGKFTQGEFMAFLLTLLFLMRPLTQLSQMVGKITQANSAGKRIFEIIDRDPEVIEHGDETVLEKINEGIKFEDIHFSYPGTNQEVLKGINLDIKLGETYAFVGTSGSGKSTMMDLIPRFFDPTSGMIKIDGIDIKQYSLKSLRKKIGIVTQEIFLFHGTIAENIAYGTGAATRKEVVRAARLANAHDFITKMEKGYDTIIGVRGLDLSGGQRQRLVIARALLRNAEIMILDEATSALDAESERLVSRALERLFQNRTTFIIAHRLSTVRRIKNIVVIEEGEIKEQGDHDSLLQKNGIYKKLYDSQFADAEIQI, from the coding sequence ATGAAATATTTTTTAAGACTACTGAGTTATAGCGTTCATTATCGGCAAAGGTTTGTATTAGGTCTGATCTTTGCTTTATTAACAGCTGTACTCAATGGTATCTCACTCACTGCTCTTATCCCTTTATTTGATTCCTTAGGTAGTGACAAAAACAATAGATTCCATTTAGATTTAACATTACCTGAAAAAACTATTTTGGTTCAGGAAGTTTTACTAGGTGATGATAGTTTAGATGGACTAGAACGTATCAAACGATTGATCATCTCTGCCAAACTTCAAATCAATGCATACACTGATAATATGGAGCCTAAAGAAGTGGTTTGGGCAGTATGTATTGCGGTATTTCCACTTTATCTCTTAAAATTGGGAACATACCTTCTATCAGTTTATTGTATCGCCACTGCTGGTTACAAAGCAGTTCGAGACATTCGCCAAGAGTTATTCCAAAAAGTTCAAAAACTTCCACTTACCTATTTTTACAAAGAAAAAACAGGGCTTATCATGAGCCGTGTCATCAATGATGCTGAAATTGTTGCAGCAGTAATATCAAGTAATTTACGTGATGCAGTCATTAATTTCTTTTATGTATTAACACATTTGGTTATCTTAATCTATTTAAATTCTGAACTGTTAATCCTTGCTTGTTTGACAGTACCTGTTGTGATTTTGCCAGTTACTCTCTTCACTCGAAAAATATCCTCATCCACAGCAAGGTTCCAGGAAAAAATAGCAGATCTAAATGGTCATATCCAAGAATTTATTTCGGGAATAAAAGTTATCCGTACGTTTCGCCAGGAAACACAAGATCTCAAAAAATTTGATAACATCAACCAAAAGGTATATCGAAGGACCTTTAAAGGACAGTTTTATCTGCAGATGGCTCCAAGCCTTGTAGAATTGACATCGTCTATCGTCGTGCTCGGATATTTTGCATTAGGTGCAAAATTTATATATTCCGGAAAATTCACCCAGGGTGAGTTTATGGCATTCTTATTAACTTTATTATTTTTAATGCGACCTCTCACACAACTTTCTCAAATGGTTGGTAAAATCACCCAGGCGAATTCAGCGGGGAAACGCATTTTTGAAATCATCGATCGCGATCCTGAAGTGATTGAACATGGTGATGAAACCGTTTTAGAAAAAATAAACGAAGGCATTAAATTCGAAGATATTCATTTTTCATATCCAGGTACAAACCAAGAAGTTTTGAAAGGAATCAATTTGGATATCAAACTTGGTGAAACTTATGCATTTGTGGGAACTAGTGGATCAGGAAAATCAACAATGATGGATTTAATTCCAAGATTTTTTGATCCAACTTCCGGTATGATAAAAATTGATGGAATCGATATCAAACAATACTCTCTCAAGTCTCTTCGAAAAAAAATTGGAATTGTGACCCAAGAAATTTTTCTCTTCCATGGAACGATTGCTGAAAACATCGCTTACGGTACTGGAGCAGCTACGAGAAAGGAAGTTGTGAGAGCCGCTAGGTTAGCCAATGCACATGATTTTATTACCAAAATGGAGAAAGGTTACGACACCATCATTGGGGTACGTGGATTAGACTTGAGTGGTGGCCAAAGGCAGAGACTTGTCATTGCACGTGCATTACTTCGAAATGCAGAAATTATGATATTGGATGAAGCAACGAGTGCATTAGATGCCGAGTCGGAGCGCCTAGTGAGCCGAGCATTGGAACGACTATTCCAGAACCGTACTACCTTTATCATCGCTCACAGATTATCGACAGTTAGGCGAATTAAAAACATTGTAGTGATCGAAGAAGGTGAGATCAAGGAACAAGGGGATCATGATTCATTACTTCAAAAAAATGGTATTTATAAAAAACTATATGATAGTCAATTTGCCGATGCGGAGATCCAAATATGA